From Bacillus sp. Marseille-P3661:
ATAAATACTTTTCACGCCTTCTATATTTAATAATTGTTGAATTTGAGACGGGGCACCATCTAAATTTTTATTTGTGTAATTATTGCTTTTCCCAGCTGGTAATTTTTCATCAACGTTTATTTTCATTGAATTCGGACTTGGAGTAGGCTCTATTGATATAATCTTCATTTCGCATTTCTCCTTTTTTGAGTTTACACTATAGATCCATTGTTTACATGTAGTTAGAATACCATAGTTTTTCATTATTCTCATATAAAGCGATTTTTGGAGCTGGGAAGTTTAATTTCTCGGACGGCAGTTGAAAGGTATATTTTTGTTAAAGGCTACTGTTAAACCCCTTCATACCCCCGATGAAGTGGTTTCTCCTGGTAAATTCAACACCAATACCCCTTCATACCGCCGATGAAGGGGTTTCTCCTGGTAAATTCAACACCAATACCTCTTCATACCCCCGATGAAGTGGTTTCTCCTGTTAAATTCAACACCAAAACCTCTTCATACCCCCGATGAAGTGGTTTCTCCTGTTAAATTCAACACCAATACCCCTTCATACCGCCGATGAAGAGGTTTCTGCAGTAAAATTCAACACCAAAACCACTTCATACCCCCGATGAAGTGGTTTCTCCTGGTAAATTCAACACCAATACCCCTTCATACCGCTGATGAAGAGGTTTCTCCTGGTAAATTCAACACCAAAACCCCTTCATACACTCGATGAAGAGGTTTCTCCTGGTAAATTCAACACCAATACCTCTTCATACCCCCGATGAAGTGGTTTCTCCTGGTAAATTCAACACCAAAACCTCTTCATACCCCCGATGAAGTGGTTTCTCCTGTTAAATTCAACACCAATACCCCTTCATACCGCCGATGAAGAGGTTTCTGCAGTAAAATTCAACACCAAAACCACTTCATACCCCCGATGAAGTGGTTTCTCCTGTTAAATCCAGTACCAAAACCCCTTCATACCCCCGATGAAGAGGTTTCTCCTGTTATATCCAATACTGAAAACCCTTCATCAACATGATGAAGGGGAGCATCAGCACATAATTTAAATGAATGCCCATCATACAGCAATAAAGCGAACCATCCTTAAAAATTAATTATAAATACTTTTAACTCTTCCGACGTGTCCACTTTCAAGTCGTACTTTTATTCCGTGTGGATGGTAGCTAGAGTTCGTTAAAATATCCTTTACAATCCCTCTAGTCGTAAGGCCCGTTTTTTGGTCTTTTTTTAATACGATATCTACCTCAAGCCCCGGTGCAATCGATGATCGCTGCTGCCCATTCACTATTTATACTCCCATTCTTTTTCGCTGATTATTAGGTTTCTTAGTTAATTGACTTGTTAGCGGTTGTGTCTTTTTAACGAGACCTTTACCTTTCTGACCTGCTACCTGATCTTGCTGTTTTTGAGCCAATTTTTGTTTCATTGCTTCGGCTAAATTAATTTTCTTTTTTTCCGACATTATAGTTATTCTCCTTCATATTACATTTAGTTTCTAATGATAATGTAGACAGTATAAGCGATATAACATAGAGCAAGGATTACTCCTTCTCTTTTACCAATTCTATACCCAGTTCGTGAAAACACAAGCAATACCAAGGTTACCATGATCATTATTTTTACATCGAAAAATATTTTATCCTCTACAGTAAGGGGAGCGATAATTGAAGAAGCACCTAATACAAATAAAATATTAAAGATGTTACTACCAACAATATTTCCTAATGCAAGTTCGCTTTGTTTTTTGAGAGCAGCTGTTACAGATGTGATTAACTCTGGCAAGGATGTACCAACAGCTATAATCGTTAAACCAACTAATGTTTCACTCATTCCGAACGAATAAGCGATTTCAGTACTATTCCTTACAACTAAATCTCCTCCAAATATAATAGCTGCAAGCCCACCTATTGTAAATAGAATGTTTTTTATCCATGATCCTCGGCTTTGTTTCACTCGGAGGTCAGGATTAGCGGCTACTTTTTCACGGCTATTTCTAGCAACTTCAAAAATATAGAACATAAAGATAGACATAAATAAGAGGAGAATTAAACCATCACTTCTAGTAATTAAATTTTGATTCCAGGTTTGGAGTATTACATCACTGATAATAAAATAAAGAGCAAAGCTGGCAAGCAATGTGAATGGTATTTCTTTTCTAATTGTTTCACTTTCAACCTTTAAAGGATTTAAAAATGCCGTTAAACCGACAACAAACGTAATATTAAAAATATTACTGCCAACTACATTCCCAATTGCCAGCCCTGCCGTCCCGTCCATTGCAGCTAATATACTTACTGTTGCCTCAGGTGAACTTGTACCAAATGCTACAATCGTCAACCCAATTAAAATCGGAGGAATATGAAGTAAAGTAGCGATTTTGGACGAACCCTCTACAAAAAAATCCGCACCCTTAATTAATAAGGCAAATCCTATAAATAATAATATATATGTCATATATACTAATAAACCTCTTTCCGTAAGTCTCACCTATTAGTATGTACGACAATACTATGAAGTATTAACGATTTAATCCTCATCTTTTATATCAATATCCTCTGGAATGGGCTCATTCAATATTTCTTCGACGAACTTTTTATACTTTTCCAATTGTTCTAAATGTGTTTTAAATTGATCTTTATTAATTAGGTACTGTTCACCATCATGTATAGCCCGAATTTGTTT
This genomic window contains:
- a CDS encoding YwbE family protein; translation: MNGQQRSSIAPGLEVDIVLKKDQKTGLTTRGIVKDILTNSSYHPHGIKVRLESGHVGRVKSIYN
- a CDS encoding calcium/sodium antiporter, whose product is MTYILLFIGFALLIKGADFFVEGSSKIATLLHIPPILIGLTIVAFGTSSPEATVSILAAMDGTAGLAIGNVVGSNIFNITFVVGLTAFLNPLKVESETIRKEIPFTLLASFALYFIISDVILQTWNQNLITRSDGLILLLFMSIFMFYIFEVARNSREKVAANPDLRVKQSRGSWIKNILFTIGGLAAIIFGGDLVVRNSTEIAYSFGMSETLVGLTIIAVGTSLPELITSVTAALKKQSELALGNIVGSNIFNILFVLGASSIIAPLTVEDKIFFDVKIMIMVTLVLLVFSRTGYRIGKREGVILALCYIAYTVYIIIRN
- a CDS encoding excisionase family DNA-binding protein, with translation MYLTIKETAEYISLPEKTIESLISQKQIRAIHDGEQYLINKDQFKTHLEQLEKYKKFVEEILNEPIPEDIDIKDED